The sequence below is a genomic window from Euwallacea similis isolate ESF13 chromosome 1, ESF131.1, whole genome shotgun sequence.
TTGACGTTTACAATGCCGCAATCCGAACCTTTTGGCCCTATCCactaaaaatgcattattttgaaaGACATGCTATGTGCTCATCAGTGCTGATTATACAAAATGACCACTGAGAATAACGTTAATCTATTGCTCCCAGCGGCCATTTAGAACGAGATATTCTCTTTTTTACCTTGAATATGTTGGCAAtattttgcgtaaaaatacTGGAAGAAAGCCCTTGAGGAACTTCATTATTCCAGGAAATAGCTTCTTCCACAGTTGAGGCTTTCAATACATACAAAATGGGGGCGAAACATTCGTTCCGCACTAATTCGCTGGTGTGGCTGATTCCAGTTACTATCGTGGGTTCTACAAAGTAGCCTGGTCTATCCAACACTTTTCCTCCCAATTCAATGGTGCCGCCCTCCTGTCTAATCAGATCTATAGTTCTCCTGTAATTGTCAACTGAAGCTGCACTATGCACTGGGCCTATTAGAACGTTGTCTTCCAGGGCGTTTCCGATTCTGTTCATAACTTGAGTGTATGCTGTTTTAAGCTTTTCTAAAACTTCCTGGTATATCTAGAATAATGCGGATGGGTGGATATGGTAAAGTGACCCATGCTCGTGGGCAAAATGGCCATGTCAATTTGGACCGCCATAACGATTGCCGTTTTTACATCGGCCATTTTGCCGCAATAATTTCGAAGTTACCACCAGCATAAGAAGGTGTTTTATCGAGTGAACAACACCCAAGAACAGTTATAGAATGGAAATTTACGTTTTGATGCAGAATGAGCCTTCGCGTGGTTGTACAGCGTTGTCCGGTGGTGCCAATACATGCGAATAAAGTAGCGGGAATGACCATCTTCAAATCAGCGTCCTCTGCAACAATCAAAGCGTTGTTGCCTCCCAACTCGAGCAGAGATTTTCCAAATCTTTTTTGCACCTCAACGCTTAcctgcaaattaaaatttcattacaaagGCTCACCTTCTGCCTCATGCGCTTACCAGTTGTCCAACTTGGCAGCTACCAGTAAAAGACAGCAATTTAACTCTGTCGTCTCCAGCCATTGCTTTGCCCACATCAGCACCACCACAACACAACGTAGCAATAGCTCCAGGTAAGTTGTTATTTTCTAGaactttttgtaaaattttggtaGTTGCGATCGACACTAAAGGCGTGGTTTCCGAGCCTTTCCAGAGAACTGTGTTTCCGCATACCTGAAATGACTTTGATACTTGGGTAGCTTAAATTGCGGTCATTTATACCATAGCGATTGCACTGTTCCACCCGTAAACAGCGACTGGAAAATTGAAGGCTGATATCACTCCGATTGTGCCCAACGGGTTCCAGTTTTCTAGCAAGACGTGTCCAGGTCTTTCAGAGGGGAGGACCGACCCGGAAATCATGCGGGAGAGACCTACTGCGTAATCGCAAATGTCTACGTATTCCTGTACTTCTCCTTGTCCTTCTGGGAGGATTTTTCCTATTATACATAAAAGAATATAGCCATAAATGAGCCACGTTAGTAGAGCTTTTCTCACCCATTTCTAGGGAAACCAATTGAGCTAACGGTAGCAACTTTTTTCTCAGAGCATCCCCAATTTGCCGCACGATTTCCCCTCGCTTGGGGGCAGGAACTTCTGCCCATGCTTGCCAAGCCTTCTGCGAGGCTTTAATGCATGCTTCGTAGTCCGCTAAGGAGCCCTCTTTAACTTCGGCGATAATTCTACCATTGCTAGGGCAAATTGACTGAACTACCTGTAAATGAAATTAGATTtcacaatattaattcctCAGCTTTTATTTATCCCTTACCTTCCCGGATCCTTTCCATTGTCCGTCGTAAACTCCACTGTTGCTCTCAGCTATTCCAAGTTCACTCAGAAACGAGTATTTACTGTCGTTGACTAAATACTGAGCCTTTGATGCCATAGTTCTGGCGAAGATCACACTTTTCCAGGTGATAATAAATGAATGTTTACCAGGTAATAAACTTCTTATCACAGACATTTGATTCTTCTTTTCACCAGTTAAACAGGTTTTTACGTGGTGATTATAGCTTTCGCATCTTGTAGTTATCAGTTGTTTGTAGGCAGCATTAAGAAACTATCGATTTGCTCgttttagaaaaacaaatttatcgGCACCAGTTGTAGATAAGATAGTGCGTGTGTTGCTCCAAGTAAGAGTAGAATATCTCCATCTTCGGTTAGAAACAAGTATGGcgttttaatgttttccttAACGTTTCAGGGGGCAGGCAATGCAATACAACGGTTCAAGATGGTGATAACGTGATTAGCAATGCGTTTAAATAAGTCTTTGCATCAAAATGTTCGATTTAGCGTTAAATCTGCTCCTTTTTCAAACGTATATTGATCTATCTACTTAACGTAGGTTTGGTTGCCTATGCAAAAAGTTTGAAGCACATTTAAGGCGCTATACGAGGGTGGTTTTAAAAGTACCAGTATAAAACTTGATTTagccaatttttaaaacccTACAAGTGACATTTCAAAATCACTTGCTCATAAACTCATAGTGTACCCCACGCAACTCGCCGATAAATCCAGCATTTAGGATAATCAGCAGGGGGAACGAACACAAAAAGCATTGTCATTTTTGTATGACAAGCTATGAATTGCTAGTGCGGCTGTTTGATTCGGCGTCATTTTCCGCTGTTTCCTTTTAAGAATAGGACTTGCAAAATATCGCTTGTTTTCTTACCTTGCCTTCAATGGCCTATTTGAGCCAAAATGCTACAATAACAAATAAGAATcttcaatgaaataaaagatttcattcaatttgaatacattaaatcaaaattgtatGGCATATTACTGCAAATCAACATAACAAACTcacatttataaatattaactaaattttctcCCTAACAAACAAATACAAGTCAGCTTTAAATATGCTTCAATGCATCCTAGATAAAAGGACACTTGTCAAAGAAGGTTTTGGCTTGTTGCCTGTCCATATTGTGAACatccataaaaattttgaaacaaagttCTGATATTAAAATCTGAcataaatattgtatatttatattctCAGACTCAAAGcgatttttcatcaaattagcCATGTGATCCACTTGTTCAAATGTAAATACCATACTGGTTGAACTGTATTCCAAATCAAGATAAGGTCCATTCTGTGAAATTccattctttttaaaataatactgTTTTTGTCTCCTTGAAGTAAATtttctattgataatttttctcacaggcatatatttattaaagtacCAAGTAATCTTCTCTAATGCTAGATGCTTACAGTCTAATGGTATAGCTTTAGATACTTGGTCACTAATTCTTTCACTTCTCCTTACATTTGTAAGGATTGTTAATGCTGTGAAATTGAGCTTTTTTAGCTTCATTGCTCGTTGTACTTGCTCCTTGTATTCTCGAATTTGCTCTTGTTCCACTAAAATTTCTTCCAAAGAAGGCACAATGACTCCATacttttcaaatgtttttgttaacTTTTGTTTCTTTCTAATCGGCTCTGTGTTGAATGTAGGCAAATCTTCACTGCACATAGAGTTATCATTAAGaagagttttcttttttacgaCAGGTTTAGTACTGAGGGGTCGTTTCTTAGTGCCTTTAACGGGAGTTGAACTAGTACCTGCAGAAGTCTTTGAAGAGGCCTTGGACAACTTTTTTACACTGGGTGGATCCTTAGGACTTTTTGTATTCACCTTTTTTAGCGACTTAACCATCTCAACTGAAGTGAAAGAGTTTTGACTTAAAGTTGTATGCAGAAGAAATCTGCTTCAACAAAATATGCtcaaaaatagtcaaaacAACTTGTAAACTCGATGCAAAATTTGTTGTTCACGATGTCAAGTCCCACTTCTGAAAAACATATGTTTTCGACGTTTCACCACCTTTATTAGCAGGCCTTTTTAGTTCAGAGCGGCAACAGCGCGCTTTAACTACGTGACTAATATAACCACACTTTgtgattaaagaaaaaaacacaaaacattttacaataatCATTTTACTTTTCATAATGTACAACCTAGCATCGTGTGATCAA
It includes:
- the LOC136413982 gene encoding uncharacterized protein; translation: MVKSLKKVNTKSPKDPPSVKKLSKASSKTSAGTSSTPVKGTKKRPLSTKPVVKKKTLLNDNSMCSEDLPTFNTEPIRKKQKLTKTFEKYGVIVPSLEEILVEQEQIREYKEQVQRAMKLKKLNFTALTILTNVRRSERISDQVSKAIPLDCKHLALEKITWYFNKYMPVRKIINRKFTSRRQKQYYFKKNGISQNGPYLDLEYSSTSMVFTFEQVDHMANLMKNRFESENINIQYLCQILISELCFKIFMDVHNMDRQQAKTFFDKCPFI
- the Aldh7A1 gene encoding alpha-aminoadipic semialdehyde dehydrogenase; the protein is MSVIRSLLPGKHSFIITWKSVIFARTMASKAQYLVNDSKYSFLSELGIAESNSGVYDGQWKGSGKVVQSICPSNGRIIAEVKEGSLADYEACIKASQKAWQAWAEVPAPKRGEIVRQIGDALRKKLLPLAQLVSLEMGKILPEGQGEVQEYVDICDYAVGLSRMISGSVLPSERPGHVLLENWNPLGTIGVISAFNFPVAVYGWNSAIAMVCGNTVLWKGSETTPLVSIATTKILQKVLENNNLPGAIATLCCGGADVGKAMAGDDRVKLLSFTGSCQVGQLVSVEVQKRFGKSLLELGGNNALIVAEDADLKMVIPATLFACIGTTGQRCTTTRRLILHQNIYQEVLEKLKTAYTQVMNRIGNALEDNVLIGPVHSAASVDNYRRTIDLIRQEGGTIELGGKVLDRPGYFVEPTIVTGISHTSELVRNECFAPILYVLKASTVEEAISWNNEVPQGLSSSIFTQNIANIFKWIGPKGSDCGIVNVNIPTSGAEIGGAFGGEKHTGGGRESGSDSWKQYMRRSTITINHSKELPLAQGIKFE